A stretch of Sulfurimonas autotrophica DSM 16294 DNA encodes these proteins:
- a CDS encoding YihY family inner membrane protein — translation MNEKLTTVIKQIKIFVSSFVDKELTLFAASLSFYTIFTIIPLLLIIMAILTSMPTFTEYYEKIQGFIFSNLMPVNSDTVMFQINGFLQNSSKMGAIGFIAILVSSLLFFKNFEYIANRIFHAKSRTLWESITTYWTLLTLTPIALGVSFYITGYIAALMASNSFTSGLNILPLVPYIIIWGLFFLIFQIAANAKINPKASAISSFIISIIFSVSKNAFIYYVFLNKSYTTMYGSFAILMFLFLWIYVSWIIFLYGLKLCHIIDEIYKKKQRVSE, via the coding sequence ATGAATGAAAAGCTGACAACAGTTATAAAACAGATTAAAATTTTTGTCAGCTCTTTTGTTGACAAAGAATTAACGCTTTTTGCAGCAAGTTTGAGCTTTTACACGATTTTTACCATTATTCCTTTATTGCTTATCATTATGGCTATTTTAACTTCTATGCCTACCTTTACAGAATATTATGAAAAGATTCAGGGCTTTATATTTTCAAATCTGATGCCGGTAAATTCAGATACGGTGATGTTTCAAATAAACGGTTTTTTACAAAACTCCTCTAAAATGGGTGCTATTGGATTTATAGCAATTCTTGTCTCTTCGCTTCTGTTTTTCAAAAATTTTGAATATATTGCAAACAGAATTTTTCATGCAAAATCAAGAACCTTGTGGGAGAGTATAACGACCTACTGGACACTGTTAACGCTCACACCTATTGCGCTTGGAGTATCATTTTATATTACAGGCTACATCGCGGCACTTATGGCTTCAAATTCTTTTACTTCAGGGCTTAATATCTTGCCTTTAGTACCATATATTATTATTTGGGGTCTTTTCTTTTTAATATTTCAAATTGCTGCCAATGCAAAAATAAATCCCAAAGCTTCGGCAATCAGCTCTTTTATTATCTCAATAATTTTCAGTGTGAGTAAAAATGCTTTTATTTACTATGTCTTTTTAAACAAGTCTTATACAACAATGTATGGCTCATTTGCAATTTTAATGTTTCTGTTTTTATGGATTTATGTTTCGTGGATTATTTTTCTCTACGGTTTGAAATTATGCCATATTATAGACGAAATATATAAAAAGAAGCAGCGTGTATCCGAGTAG
- a CDS encoding replicative DNA helicase, with translation MQDNLYNLAFERSVLSSIVFEPSQFDELSVELSKDDFYLPAHQDIFQAMLTLLQKDQPIDEEFIKKELIKAKKFDEQVLLEILSANPISNTKAYVDEIKDKSLKRHLLTLTTEIKRVTVEEELPSAEVVDIVEKKLYEITQDNQTSDFKDSPKMTFDTMEYIKEMKARGNSVLVGVDTGFKELNKMTTGFGKGDLVIIAARPAMGKTSFVLNTVNSLILQGKGVAFFSLEMPAEQLMLRLLSIQTSIPLQKLRVGDMNDDQWSNLNGAIDRMNSVKLFVDDQGSININQLRSKLRKLKNQHPEIEIAVIDYLQIMQGIGNQDRHLQVSEISRGLKMLARELEMPIVALSQLNRGLESRNDKRPMLSDIRESGSIEQDADIILFVYRDDVYLYKEEKEREKAAKAEGKEFTSTYIEKEEEDAEIIIGKQRNGPTGHVKLVFQKKLTRFVDAPGFAQGVETVYENVDTKSANIDMPQVEMPPI, from the coding sequence ATGCAGGACAATCTTTACAATCTCGCTTTTGAGCGCAGTGTTTTAAGTTCCATCGTTTTTGAACCAAGTCAGTTTGATGAACTCAGTGTAGAGCTTTCAAAAGATGATTTTTATCTGCCTGCACATCAGGATATATTTCAGGCTATGCTCACACTCTTACAAAAAGACCAGCCCATAGATGAAGAATTTATAAAAAAAGAGCTCATTAAAGCAAAAAAGTTTGATGAACAGGTTTTACTTGAAATTCTCTCTGCTAATCCTATATCAAATACCAAAGCCTATGTTGATGAAATCAAAGACAAATCACTCAAACGCCATCTTTTAACACTCACGACAGAGATAAAACGCGTCACAGTCGAAGAAGAACTCCCCTCAGCTGAAGTTGTTGACATCGTAGAGAAAAAACTTTATGAGATCACACAGGACAACCAGACAAGCGACTTTAAAGACTCGCCGAAGATGACCTTCGACACGATGGAATACATCAAAGAGATGAAAGCACGAGGAAACTCCGTACTTGTCGGCGTAGATACAGGTTTTAAAGAACTCAATAAAATGACGACAGGTTTTGGAAAAGGAGACCTGGTTATCATCGCAGCTAGGCCAGCAATGGGGAAAACTTCTTTTGTGCTCAACACCGTCAATTCTTTGATACTTCAAGGCAAAGGCGTTGCTTTTTTCTCTCTTGAAATGCCGGCAGAACAGTTGATGCTGCGTCTGCTTTCTATTCAAACATCAATTCCTCTGCAAAAGCTCCGAGTTGGTGATATGAATGATGATCAGTGGTCGAACCTCAACGGGGCAATAGACAGAATGAACTCCGTAAAGCTTTTTGTGGATGATCAGGGAAGTATTAACATCAATCAACTGCGTTCAAAACTCAGAAAACTCAAGAATCAGCATCCTGAAATTGAGATAGCCGTCATTGACTACCTTCAAATCATGCAGGGTATCGGTAATCAAGACAGACACCTTCAGGTCTCAGAAATATCACGTGGGCTGAAAATGCTTGCCCGCGAGCTTGAAATGCCCATCGTCGCACTCTCTCAACTAAACCGCGGATTAGAGAGCCGTAATGATAAACGTCCTATGCTCAGCGATATTCGTGAATCCGGTTCAATCGAGCAGGATGCCGATATCATCCTTTTTGTTTATCGTGATGATGTTTACCTCTACAAGGAAGAAAAAGAGCGTGAAAAAGCTGCAAAAGCTGAGGGCAAAGAGTTTACCTCAACCTATATAGAAAAAGAGGAAGAAGATGCTGAAATCATCATAGGAAAGCAAAGAAATGGACCGACGGGACATGTGAAACTCGTTTTTCAGAAAAAGCTTACACGCTTTGTGGATGCACCAGGTTTTGCCCAAGGCGTTGAAACCGTATATGAAAATGTTGATACAAAATCTGCAAATATTGATATGCCGCAGGTAGAGATGCCTCCTATTTAA
- the ispG gene encoding flavodoxin-dependent (E)-4-hydroxy-3-methylbut-2-enyl-diphosphate synthase — MIKRYPTKKIFVGDVAVGGDAPISVQSMTYSDTHNVAATVEQINRLHFAGADIVRVAVPDMEDALALKAIKEQISLPLVADIHFNYKLALIAAQSVDCIRFNPGNIGDKNKIKEIVKACQERNLPIRIGVNAGSLEKEFDDKYGPTAEAMVASADYNIKFLEDLGFSDIKISLKASDVQRTVEAYRMLRPKNIYPFHLGVTEAGTIFHATVKSAIGLGTLLLEGIGDTMRVSITGELEEEIKVGRAILKDSGVAKEGLNIISCPTCGRIEADLVTAVAEIEKRTAHIKTPLDVSVMGCVVNAIGEAKHADVAIAYGKGKGLVMVKGEVVANLDEKELVDRFVHEVEDMAGKE, encoded by the coding sequence ATGATAAAAAGATACCCTACCAAAAAAATATTTGTCGGCGATGTAGCAGTCGGCGGTGATGCCCCTATTTCCGTGCAGTCTATGACTTACTCTGACACACATAATGTTGCAGCGACGGTTGAGCAGATAAACCGTCTTCATTTTGCAGGAGCTGACATTGTCCGTGTTGCTGTGCCTGATATGGAAGATGCACTTGCCCTTAAAGCAATAAAAGAGCAAATTTCACTGCCCCTTGTTGCAGATATTCACTTCAATTACAAACTTGCTCTTATAGCAGCCCAATCGGTTGACTGCATCCGTTTTAATCCTGGAAATATCGGCGATAAAAACAAAATAAAAGAGATTGTCAAAGCATGTCAAGAGAGAAACTTACCAATTCGCATCGGGGTAAATGCGGGTTCTCTGGAAAAAGAGTTTGATGATAAATATGGTCCGACAGCTGAAGCTATGGTTGCATCAGCTGATTATAATATTAAATTTTTGGAAGATTTAGGCTTTAGCGATATTAAAATTTCACTCAAAGCCAGTGATGTGCAAAGAACAGTAGAAGCCTACAGAATGCTGCGTCCAAAGAATATCTATCCATTTCATTTGGGCGTTACAGAAGCGGGAACGATTTTTCATGCAACGGTAAAAAGTGCTATAGGTCTTGGAACACTATTGCTTGAGGGCATCGGCGATACTATGCGCGTTTCCATCACCGGTGAACTCGAAGAAGAGATAAAAGTCGGGCGTGCCATCTTAAAAGACAGCGGTGTGGCAAAAGAAGGTCTTAATATTATTTCATGCCCGACCTGCGGAAGAATTGAGGCTGATTTAGTTACAGCAGTCGCAGAAATAGAAAAAAGAACAGCTCATATTAAAACACCGCTTGATGTCAGTGTCATGGGCTGTGTCGTCAATGCCATCGGTGAAGCAAAACATGCAGATGTCGCCATTGCTTACGGAAAAGGCAAAGGGCTTGTCATGGTAAAAGGCGAAGTTGTGGCAAACTTGGATGAAAAAGAACTTGTAGACAGGTTTGTACATGAAGTTGAAGATATGGCAGGCAAAGAGTAA
- a CDS encoding NUDIX domain-containing protein: protein MGEITSIEELKSPNFVKPIEINYTQNGMKKKWEAVLSHDSVAILLYHTQKDAFVLVKQLRVTVLNKNKNNGYMYELCAGIVDKECSIEQIAKEEILEECGYDVPVQNLEKISAFYTSVGISGTHQTLYYAQIDESMKIGEGGGLEEEEIEVVYVPLSEAKKFMFDERYQKTTGVSLAFYWFFNHKKHICID, encoded by the coding sequence ATGGGTGAAATCACTTCCATTGAAGAATTAAAAAGCCCCAATTTTGTCAAACCTATAGAGATAAATTATACACAAAACGGTATGAAAAAAAAGTGGGAAGCCGTACTTTCACATGACAGTGTCGCCATCTTGCTTTATCACACGCAAAAAGATGCTTTTGTACTTGTCAAACAACTCCGTGTTACAGTGCTCAACAAGAACAAAAACAACGGCTACATGTATGAGCTATGCGCCGGTATTGTAGACAAAGAGTGTTCCATAGAACAAATTGCCAAAGAAGAGATTCTTGAAGAGTGCGGTTATGATGTTCCTGTGCAGAATTTAGAAAAAATCAGTGCTTTTTATACAAGTGTAGGTATATCGGGAACACATCAAACACTCTATTATGCACAAATTGACGAGAGCATGAAAATAGGTGAAGGCGGCGGACTTGAAGAAGAAGAAATTGAAGTGGTTTATGTTCCTTTGAGTGAAGCAAAAAAGTTTATGTTTGATGAGCGTTATCAAAAAACAACCGGTGTCTCTTTAGCTTTTTACTGGTTTTTTAATCATAAAAAGCATATTTGCATAGACTGA
- a CDS encoding ComEC/Rec2 family competence protein has product MKILEKVSLFSSKKDLFLFFIFIFTLLSLSLFFEYYKYKELTKFDSQLVDAKVLKEYDKTKLTKKGKIKSYKILKLRSDDGLVFYTMASKKLKNLKNKHLHVEIWAGNISFKEYIKGFFAFSKILNICDKPTLKQKLASFIDAQHANSDIAKLYKALFLALPLPTSMQTQFSNLGISHLIAISGFHLGVLAAILFFIIKYPYKILQNRYFPYRSYKRDTFIIISLVLLGYLLFLDSPPSLLRAFVMLIVGFILYDRGIQIVSMQTLLITVLLILALFPKLVFSIGFWLSASGVFYIFLFLIHFKEYSKIKQFILLPFWVYLMMLPFSMAIFGNFSLYHPLSILWTTLFTLFYPLAIALHVIGMGNLLDTPLQHLLHVDTHAIQHILSKGYLVIEILLSLAAVFSKKALYLLLGYTLLLFIYFVYNMA; this is encoded by the coding sequence ATGAAAATTTTGGAGAAAGTTTCCCTTTTTAGCTCAAAAAAAGATCTCTTTCTCTTTTTCATTTTTATTTTTACACTTCTTTCACTTTCCCTCTTCTTTGAATACTATAAATACAAAGAACTGACAAAATTTGATTCACAGCTTGTAGATGCAAAAGTTTTAAAAGAGTATGACAAAACAAAACTCACCAAAAAAGGAAAAATTAAAAGCTACAAAATTTTAAAACTGCGGAGTGATGATGGATTAGTTTTTTACACAATGGCAAGTAAAAAACTCAAAAATTTAAAAAACAAACATTTACATGTAGAGATCTGGGCAGGCAATATCAGCTTTAAAGAGTACATAAAAGGCTTTTTTGCTTTTAGTAAAATACTTAATATCTGTGATAAACCTACACTCAAACAAAAACTTGCCTCTTTTATAGATGCGCAACATGCAAACAGTGATATTGCCAAACTCTATAAAGCTTTGTTTCTTGCTCTGCCATTACCCACGTCAATGCAGACACAATTTTCCAACCTCGGTATTTCTCACCTTATAGCCATCAGCGGTTTTCATCTTGGTGTCCTTGCTGCCATTCTCTTTTTTATTATCAAATACCCTTATAAAATCTTGCAAAACAGATACTTTCCATACAGAAGCTATAAAAGAGATACTTTTATTATTATAAGCTTGGTGCTGCTTGGCTATCTGCTTTTTTTAGATTCGCCGCCTTCACTTTTGAGAGCCTTTGTTATGCTTATTGTCGGCTTTATATTGTATGACAGAGGGATACAAATCGTCTCTATGCAGACACTACTTATCACCGTGCTTTTAATTCTTGCACTCTTCCCAAAACTTGTTTTCAGCATAGGTTTCTGGCTCTCTGCCAGCGGTGTTTTTTACATTTTTTTGTTTCTTATTCACTTTAAAGAGTACAGTAAAATCAAACAATTTATTCTATTGCCTTTTTGGGTCTACCTTATGATGCTTCCATTTTCAATGGCTATATTTGGAAACTTCAGTCTTTATCATCCCCTCTCAATTCTTTGGACGACACTTTTTACACTCTTTTATCCCTTGGCTATAGCTTTACATGTAATTGGTATGGGAAATCTTTTAGATACACCGCTCCAGCATCTTCTACATGTAGATACTCATGCCATACAACACATACTCTCAAAAGGTTATCTTGTTATAGAGATTCTACTCTCACTCGCAGCTGTTTTTAGCAAAAAGGCTCTTTATCTTCTACTCGGATACACGCTGCTTCTTTTTATATATTTCGTCTATAATATGGCATAA
- a CDS encoding peptidoglycan DD-metalloendopeptidase family protein, translated as MIRFFILFLFTTSIFASHVERYRWNNGETYLVFLQNHNLPVRELYYNLDKDDQRLTEEMRSGIHYQILKDKKEDIEQILLPLNDELQIHIYINKKNYKFEAIPIISTTKTEAFYTTITSSPNYNILKETGSKKLAQIFVSSFKHSLNFKNDIRKGDELVMIYDQKYRLGEPFSMPTLKVAMIEMHHKKHFIYLNDDGRYYDEKAHEVEGFLLARPVRGARISSYFTKRRWHPVLHKWKAHLGVDYAARRGTPVIAAGSGTIIWASRMGSYGNLIKIRHNDGYETRYAHLKSFRKGIYRGKHVKKGQTIAYVGTTGRSTGPHLHFELRKRGRAINPLRVVQVTTKKLKGKEKKAFIKLKKNYDQSINLHLNNKTAYKKRPPFEEMSYIHLLEEKNNG; from the coding sequence ATGATACGATTTTTCATACTTTTTTTATTCACAACATCCATTTTTGCATCCCATGTTGAGCGCTATCGCTGGAATAACGGAGAGACATATTTAGTTTTTTTACAAAATCATAATTTACCTGTAAGAGAACTTTATTACAATCTTGACAAAGACGATCAGCGACTCACAGAAGAGATGCGTTCAGGTATTCATTACCAAATTTTAAAAGACAAAAAAGAGGATATTGAACAAATTTTACTTCCTTTAAATGATGAGCTGCAAATCCATATATATATAAATAAAAAAAACTATAAATTTGAAGCCATACCAATCATCAGCACCACTAAAACAGAAGCATTTTACACTACTATTACAAGCTCTCCTAACTACAATATTTTAAAAGAGACAGGTTCAAAAAAACTTGCACAAATTTTCGTTTCAAGCTTCAAACACTCCCTTAATTTTAAAAACGATATTCGTAAAGGCGATGAACTTGTTATGATTTATGATCAAAAATATCGTCTTGGCGAACCTTTTTCTATGCCGACTTTAAAAGTTGCTATGATAGAAATGCACCATAAAAAACATTTTATTTATCTCAATGACGATGGACGCTACTATGATGAAAAAGCGCATGAAGTTGAAGGGTTTTTACTCGCTCGTCCTGTTAGAGGGGCCAGAATATCATCTTATTTTACAAAACGAAGATGGCATCCAGTACTGCACAAATGGAAAGCGCATCTGGGTGTTGATTATGCAGCAAGACGTGGAACACCAGTCATTGCTGCAGGCAGCGGAACCATAATATGGGCTTCAAGAATGGGAAGCTATGGCAACTTGATAAAAATACGCCATAATGACGGTTATGAAACACGCTATGCACACCTAAAGTCATTTCGCAAAGGCATTTACCGAGGTAAACATGTAAAAAAAGGGCAAACAATAGCCTATGTAGGCACAACAGGCCGTTCAACCGGCCCGCATCTACATTTTGAACTTAGAAAACGAGGACGTGCAATCAATCCACTCAGAGTTGTTCAGGTTACGACCAAAAAACTTAAGGGCAAAGAGAAAAAAGCATTTATAAAATTGAAGAAGAACTATGACCAAAGTATCAATCTTCATCTGAATAATAAAACAGCTTATAAAAAACGCCCTCCTTTTGAAGAGATGTCATATATACATCTTTTAGAAGAGAAAAATAATGGGTGA
- a CDS encoding plasminogen-binding N-terminal domain-containing protein, producing the protein MKYLLLLTILVLEVFGAVIKSPVIAVDNENETVKIKIDKIDVGVSGFVMHHISPQHSAILKNAVVQSFDAKTQIATIKMSEFTALQNNALPHGKWKVQLGDTVELAFGYSRSLLIAPNETIYYKIAQSVKTQWIHPDLFATVLSFRGHPTPIKEDFAAMADASSVGLLFIYLNQKVYTLDIKSFKILSISDAKLKQAKVKLPFYTRVNNIDAAWWGAGSSRLDSYEPHYYELMVANNKTNKQLYEIIKNGNPKLHYLLAEFEIGK; encoded by the coding sequence ATGAAATACCTATTATTACTCACAATCCTTGTGTTGGAAGTTTTTGGCGCTGTTATAAAATCACCTGTTATTGCAGTTGATAATGAGAATGAAACTGTAAAAATAAAGATTGATAAAATAGATGTCGGCGTCAGCGGTTTTGTAATGCATCATATTAGTCCCCAACACAGTGCTATTTTAAAAAATGCTGTTGTGCAGAGTTTTGATGCCAAAACACAGATTGCGACTATAAAAATGAGTGAATTTACCGCACTGCAAAACAATGCACTGCCTCATGGAAAATGGAAAGTACAGCTTGGCGATACGGTCGAGTTGGCATTTGGCTACTCTCGTTCGCTGCTTATTGCTCCCAATGAAACGATTTATTATAAAATTGCACAAAGTGTAAAAACACAATGGATTCATCCGGATTTATTTGCAACGGTACTTTCATTCCGTGGACATCCGACACCGATAAAAGAGGACTTTGCAGCAATGGCTGATGCAAGCAGTGTCGGTTTGTTGTTCATATATTTAAACCAAAAAGTATATACACTTGATATAAAAAGTTTTAAAATTTTAAGTATTAGTGATGCAAAACTCAAACAGGCAAAAGTTAAGCTTCCTTTTTATACACGTGTTAACAACATAGATGCTGCATGGTGGGGTGCGGGCAGCAGCAGACTCGATAGCTATGAACCGCATTATTATGAACTCATGGTTGCAAATAACAAAACAAACAAACAGCTTTATGAGATTATAAAAAACGGTAATCCAAAACTGCATTATTTGCTGGCTGAATTTGAAATAGGAAAATAA
- a CDS encoding TonB-dependent receptor domain-containing protein, producing the protein MKKTITLSLLVFSSLYASEIELAPINVESTTITEVAQNAQTSADVAAALSTSVPGIDMSRRSGIANDVLIRGQKRDNISVEVDGTKVYGACPNRMDPPVSHILANQIDAIEVIEGPYDVENYGNLSGGLKISTKKPSKDFQGQVNLGFGSWNYKKFGATASGGNNLIRVLVTASTESSDQYHDGNSDTLAQQVKKQAPTGNQYQSQYEDMQAYKKNSMMAKAFVTTAKDQELQLSVTANRSDNILYPNSPMDAIYDDSNIYSVTYNIDNISDTYKNINLQYYYSDVDHPMSTEYRKSALTAANNKTNHMWTTMQGVKLKNSFDINSYNLLFGLDGSRRTWKGQYVNNVSGTVLGDSIDHALTKNSAVFAALEKQFDALHVKIGARYDHSTVRDDNSAHQANTYNGLGTNIFTTYALNSQNKLFLGLGQAYRVPDGRELYFLKGGLQGTPTLNQTKNQEVDFGYETDNDYFKLKVKGFYSKLKNYIYINSTKSTNIFENIDAKIYGAELSGSYYINDDITLDIGASYKRGKKDHALNSQTNTNLADIAPLRANAALNYEYANNSIATLEMQASKRWNNIDDDNGEQVLAGWAVFNAKIKHALNKKFDFTLGVNNMFNTTYAQSNTYTDLTLVTTGSGEKLLLNEPGRYIYTNLDFKF; encoded by the coding sequence ATGAAAAAAACTATTACACTCTCTTTACTCGTTTTCTCATCTTTATATGCATCAGAAATTGAGCTCGCACCAATCAATGTAGAATCTACAACTATAACAGAAGTAGCACAAAATGCACAAACTTCAGCAGATGTGGCAGCAGCACTGAGTACCTCTGTTCCAGGTATTGATATGTCACGCCGAAGCGGCATCGCCAATGATGTACTTATTCGCGGTCAAAAACGTGACAATATTTCAGTAGAAGTCGACGGTACAAAGGTATACGGAGCCTGTCCAAACAGAATGGACCCTCCTGTTTCACACATTTTAGCAAACCAGATTGATGCAATTGAGGTTATAGAAGGACCGTATGATGTAGAAAATTACGGTAACCTAAGCGGTGGACTCAAAATTTCTACGAAAAAACCTTCAAAAGATTTTCAAGGACAGGTAAATTTAGGTTTTGGTTCGTGGAATTATAAAAAATTCGGAGCAACTGCAAGCGGTGGCAATAATTTAATAAGAGTGTTAGTCACAGCTTCAACAGAGTCAAGCGACCAGTACCATGACGGAAACAGTGACACTTTGGCACAGCAGGTAAAAAAACAAGCGCCTACAGGCAATCAGTACCAAAGTCAGTATGAAGATATGCAGGCATATAAGAAAAACTCGATGATGGCAAAGGCCTTTGTCACAACTGCAAAAGATCAGGAACTACAATTAAGTGTCACGGCAAACCGCAGTGATAATATACTCTATCCAAACTCTCCAATGGATGCAATTTATGATGATTCAAATATTTACAGTGTTACTTATAATATTGATAATATTTCAGATACATATAAAAATATTAATCTGCAGTATTACTACTCTGATGTAGACCATCCAATGAGTACAGAATATAGAAAATCGGCGCTCACAGCTGCAAATAACAAAACAAACCATATGTGGACTACTATGCAGGGTGTAAAACTTAAAAATAGTTTTGACATCAACTCTTATAATCTGCTGTTTGGTTTGGACGGCAGCAGACGTACATGGAAAGGTCAGTATGTCAACAATGTTTCAGGAACAGTTTTAGGAGACAGCATCGACCATGCGCTTACAAAAAACAGTGCAGTTTTTGCAGCACTTGAAAAACAGTTTGACGCTTTACATGTAAAGATAGGAGCAAGATACGACCACTCAACAGTGAGAGATGACAACAGCGCACATCAGGCAAATACCTATAACGGACTGGGTACAAATATTTTCACAACTTATGCACTCAACAGCCAAAACAAACTCTTTTTAGGTCTCGGTCAGGCTTACCGTGTTCCAGATGGCAGAGAGTTGTACTTTTTAAAAGGGGGCCTACAAGGAACACCGACACTTAACCAAACAAAAAATCAAGAAGTAGATTTCGGGTATGAAACAGACAATGACTACTTTAAACTAAAAGTCAAAGGATTCTATTCCAAACTCAAAAATTATATTTACATCAACTCGACCAAGAGTACAAATATATTTGAAAATATAGATGCAAAAATTTATGGTGCAGAACTAAGCGGTTCTTATTATATCAATGATGATATTACACTTGATATCGGTGCTTCATATAAACGCGGGAAAAAAGACCATGCTCTTAACAGCCAGACAAATACAAATCTAGCTGACATCGCTCCCCTTCGTGCAAATGCAGCACTTAACTATGAATATGCCAACAACTCTATAGCAACTTTAGAAATGCAGGCTAGTAAACGATGGAATAATATAGATGATGACAACGGCGAACAAGTCCTTGCAGGCTGGGCGGTATTTAATGCAAAAATTAAACATGCCCTCAACAAAAAATTTGATTTTACACTCGGTGTTAACAATATGTTCAACACAACATATGCACAAAGCAATACCTACACAGATTTAACACTCGTCACCACAGGTAGTGGAGAAAAACTCCTTTTAAACGAGCCTGGTCGCTACATTTACACAAATTTAGATTTCAAATTTTAA
- a CDS encoding FAD-linked oxidase C-terminal domain-containing protein, with translation MIDAKHIQHFKNIVGEENIYSDKAHLLAYSYDATREHFEPDAVVFPKDEEDVSEILKYCNEHHIVIVPRGAGSGFTGGALPSKGGIVLAMEKHMNKILEIDMKNMVAIVQPGVINMDLQKKVEEVGLFYPPDPASQDYSTIGGNVSENAGGMRAAKYGITKDYVMATRAVLPSGDVIKAGKRTIKDVAGYNISGILIASEGTLAVLTEITLKLIPKPKMTKTAMGIFPTVNDAMEAVYNTMASGVTPVAMEFLDNLTIRAVEETFHKGLPVDAGALLVTDVDGNMEDDLDFQLAQIEKVFRENGCSDFKVAKDEKEAADIWFARRNASPSLSIYGSKKLNEDVTVPRSALPELLEKFYAIAKKYNVKIPCFGHTGDGNVHTNVMVDGSDPEQVKIAYKAIEEVFQATVDLGGTLSGEHGIGLAKAPYMKMAFTDAEMELFKSIKKAFDPNNILNPSKMGLD, from the coding sequence ATGATAGATGCAAAGCATATACAACATTTTAAAAATATTGTCGGCGAAGAGAATATTTACAGTGACAAAGCGCACCTGCTTGCTTATTCATATGATGCAACACGAGAACATTTTGAACCGGATGCAGTTGTTTTTCCAAAAGATGAAGAAGATGTGAGTGAAATACTCAAATATTGTAATGAACATCATATTGTTATAGTCCCGCGTGGAGCAGGCTCGGGCTTTACAGGCGGAGCCCTTCCAAGTAAAGGCGGCATAGTACTGGCAATGGAAAAGCATATGAATAAAATTCTAGAGATAGATATGAAAAATATGGTAGCCATTGTACAGCCGGGTGTTATTAATATGGACTTGCAAAAAAAAGTCGAAGAAGTAGGCCTATTTTATCCGCCGGATCCTGCGAGTCAGGATTACTCTACCATCGGTGGAAATGTGAGTGAAAATGCCGGTGGAATGCGCGCTGCAAAATACGGCATCACAAAAGATTATGTGATGGCAACGCGTGCAGTATTGCCAAGCGGCGATGTTATAAAAGCTGGTAAAAGAACCATTAAAGATGTAGCCGGGTATAACATTAGCGGTATATTAATAGCGAGTGAGGGTACTTTGGCAGTGCTTACTGAAATTACGCTCAAGCTTATTCCAAAACCGAAAATGACGAAGACGGCTATGGGAATATTTCCAACTGTTAATGATGCAATGGAAGCAGTATATAACACTATGGCAAGCGGCGTTACTCCTGTTGCAATGGAATTTTTAGACAATTTGACTATTCGTGCGGTGGAAGAGACTTTTCATAAAGGTCTGCCTGTAGATGCGGGTGCTCTGCTTGTAACGGATGTTGACGGGAACATGGAAGACGACTTGGATTTTCAACTTGCACAAATCGAAAAAGTATTTCGTGAAAACGGCTGCAGTGACTTTAAGGTGGCAAAAGATGAAAAGGAAGCAGCTGATATTTGGTTTGCCCGTCGTAATGCTTCACCGTCACTGAGTATTTACGGAAGTAAAAAGCTCAATGAAGATGTAACGGTTCCGCGTTCTGCACTGCCGGAACTTCTTGAGAAATTTTATGCAATTGCCAAGAAATATAATGTGAAAATTCCATGTTTTGGACATACCGGCGATGGAAATGTTCATACAAACGTTATGGTTGACGGAAGTGACCCTGAGCAGGTAAAGATTGCCTATAAAGCTATAGAAGAGGTTTTTCAGGCAACTGTTGATTTAGGCGGAACACTCTCAGGGGAACACGGCATAGGACTTGCAAAAGCACCGTATATGAAAATGGCATTTACCGATGCAGAGATGGAACTTTTTAAATCTATTAAAAAGGCCTTCGATCCAAACAACATTTTAAACCCTTCAAAAATGGGTCTTGATTAG